A section of the Lepidochelys kempii isolate rLepKem1 chromosome 4, rLepKem1.hap2, whole genome shotgun sequence genome encodes:
- the LOC140910777 gene encoding uncharacterized protein: MQSSSAEVTMMESQNRKRAPAWTEREVRDLIAVWGEESVLSELRSSFRNAKTFVKISQGMKDRGHNRDPKQCRMKLKELRQAYQKTREANSRSGSEPQTCRFYDELHAILGGSATTTPAVLFDSFNGDGGNTEAGFGDEEDDDEEEVVDSSQQASGETGFPDSQELFLTLDLEPVPPEPTQGCLLDPAGGEGTSAACVSMITGSSPSQRLVKLRKKKKRTRDEMFSELMLSSHTDRAQTNAWRQIISECRKAQNDREERWRAEESKWRAEESKWRAEDRAEAQMWRQRDERRQDSMLRLLQDQTRMLQCMVELQQRQLEHRLPLLPLCNQPPSSPSSIASTPRRPRTRWGGLRPTSHSTTEDCPKKRRLSFNKF, from the exons atgcagagctcatcagcagaggtgaccatgatggagtcccagaatcgcaaaagagctccagcatggaccgaacgggaggtacgggatctgatcgctgtttggggagaggaatccgtgctatcagaactccgttccagttttcgaaatgccaaaacctttgtcaaaatctcccagggcatgaaggacagaggccataacagggacccgaagcagtgccgcatgaaactgaaggagctgaggcaagcctaccagaaaaccagagaggcgaacagccgctctgggtcagagccccaaacatgccgcttctatgatgagctgcatgccattttagggggttcagccaccactaccccagccgtgttgtttgactccttcaatggagatggaggcaatacggaagcaggttttggggacgaagaagatgatgatgaggaggaggttgtagatagctcacagcaagcaagcggagaaaccggttttcctgacagccaggaactgtttctcaccctagacctggagccagtaccccccgaacccacccaaggctgcctcctggacccagcaggcggagaagggacctctg ctgcatgtgtttcaatgatcacaggatcttctccttcccagaggctagtgaagcttagaaagaaaaaaaaacgcactcgcgatgaaatgttctccgagctcatgctgtcctcccacactgacagagcacagacgaatgcgtggaggcaaataatatcagagtgcaggaaagcacaaaatgaccgggaggagaggtggcgggctgaagagagtaagtggcgggctgaagagagtaagtggcgggctgaagacagggctgaagctcaaatgtggcggcagcgtgatgagaggaggcaggattcaatgctgaggctgctgcaggaccaaaccagaatgctccagtgtatggttgagctgcagcaaaggcagctggagcacagactgccactgctgcccctctgtaaccaaccgccctcctccccaagttccatagcctccacacccagacgcccaagaacgcggtgggggggcctccggccaaccagccactccaccacagaggattgcccaaaaaaaagaaggctgtcattcaataaattttaa